The sequence AGGCTTTAACAGAATTCTCTAATGCTGGGAAGTGTTTTTCTATTAAAGTGCATTACTGGAAACCATGAAAAACCTGTTTGATTAGACGTGTTTACTCTTTTAGAACTGCCAAAACAAAGAAACCTGGTCCAAAGGACAAAGAGCACACTGGACTGTCAGATCagaggctgttttttttgtatgatCAAATGGATATGTCATAGTTTAAAAAGGTCTTTCTTCCCCAGATAAACTGAAAGTATACCATCATGTTTATAAAAGATTACtctgtatgcagatgatgtcTTGTCTTTTGTTTCTAACCTCATAAATCCATACCGGCCTCTCTGTCAGTCATTAAAGCTGTTTCATGaagtttgttttgaaaagtcaTTGCCTACATAGACATGCTCATATAAGACAAATGCAGATAACCTCAGTATTTAATCAATTCTGATAACAGTGTATGATATAAAATCATCCCCCCAGAAAATGACAGATCACAAGActccaccacaaacacacttcttcaacacattttgactcaaaaacattttgactcAGAACAATGCTTATTTTATACTGTAAAAAAGTTGCCTATGTTAATGTTCAAAAGGTGTATACAACACTCCCAACACTGTTGTCATGTACAACTTcagttacaaaaaagttgggacgctgtgtgaaatgtaaatgaaaatagaaTGATATGCCAATCTcataaattcatattttgttCACAGCTCGTTTTAGCTCATTTGAAATTTGATGGCGGCAACATATATCTAAAAAGTATGGACTGggtaacaaaaggctggaaaagtaagtggtacaaatgaaaaacagctgcattTTACAACTAATTATGTTAACTGGCAAAAGGTCAAGCATTGTTATGGTATGTGAAATCATCTGATGTTGAGTGttgtttgtggttgttttctctGGTTAAGTTGTGAATACTGGTTTTGACTAAGATGTTATGTTTTACTCTGTTTAGGAAGTTTGAAATTAACAGGTTTTTAAAAGGTACACCATGAACAGAAgtcttttactgtattttttaaaattatgattaattACAGCTGCCACAAACCAACACAGCCATGGTTTTTATGTAACATATATGGGAGGGATTTCAGATCATGGTGtttgtcaaattaaaatgaCCTTTGATGTTACACTGCCTGTAAACTCCCACCCTGAAGCAAATAAAAGGAAGGACATTTGTGAGCATTTGAAAGATTGCTGATATCCCCTCACAGAGAAGATCAAGTCCTCcaaagacagacagagcatccatcatgctgctgctcctcttctTGTTCGGCCTGGCTCTGGCTGCTCCACCTCCTTCAGATGAACCTGATTTGCTGGTACAGCGTGGAGGCTGTCCCGAGTTCTGGTACAGCTTCAACGGCCGCTGCTACAAGTACATCTCCACTCCCATGGCCTGGGCCGATGCAGAGATCCACTGCGTGTCAGAGAAAGCCAACCTGGTGTCCATCCACAGCCAGGGGGAGCAGAATTTCATCAAAAGCCTTGTCAGGAACTTTGACCCTTCTGAGAGAACAACCTGGATCGGACTCAGTGACGTCCACAAAGAAGGAAACTGGTTGTGGTCAGATGGGTCTGCAGTCGACTTTGACTTTTGGCACACAGGACAGCCAGACAACTATCAAGACACTGAAGACTGTGCAGACATGAACTGGGGCCCACAGTTGAAATGGAATGACGTGCCGTGTTCCGCCATGATTCCTTTTGTTTGTGTAGCTCGCACAATGTGTAATTGTGGGTAATTCTACTGAGTGATTTATCATCTGCTTAAGGGATTGTTAAGGTGGCCTGCAAGTGCGATACAAattataaaatctaaaatagtTTTTCAAAGCTTGGAACAAAATTACAAGGAGGGATACAAAATTACAGTGTCTGACATTTGGTTctgcacttccaggccaccgtaGATTGTTGACGTCTTCATCATGCAGATACATCTGTGCCTCTGTGTTTCCACAGGCAAATCGAGAACCATGAATCCTCCTAaatgtctgctgctgtgaatGCAAAGACAATATTTTAGAGTCTTACTAATGAACTGTTCTGAGCAGAATAAATGTGCTGAAATCAATAAGAATACAGTCTCATGTCTCTGTTCTCATATATACAGTCATTTGATActaataatgtttattttatatttttagtagATAACACATGAAGCCTGTAATGCACTTTGGTTGGTTGAGGTTGTTGCATTTTAGATCTTAAATCTATCACTTCATCCACGTCTATAGGGGCTCCTTGGGATCAATGAATTGTTCAAGAAAATcaccataaaaaaataaatatagcaTTTTATAAACATATTGAAAGACATGTAAAGTAATAGAAAAGGCCTGTTTTGGAGTGATAAAGTTAATATGATCCCTGGACATGAAGACACAATACAACAGCTGCCAGAGATTAAAATCAAAGCAAACTCTACAACAGTTCATCTGCATCacagaataaaacacatttaaaactacgtttcattcttttttaagaCTGGTGCACACAGAGGTTATAATCCTATTACTGTTGTTTCTagaggacaaaacatgcagagatgaggtgagggtttattcattcatttttgtaaccattatttttatagattataggtcagtcttcttctccacctgccttccaggtagattTCAGGACCagcgggcaggttcgtatttaaaaatcccgtttcgctctttctgtccccaaaatgtcgccgtagacaacatggcggtttgttatgtcagcctccgtgagTGCAACCCacagtaatgtaaatttaaaaagcttttttctaattttgtaaaaagaaaacaaaagttttaaggggatgattgtgcacttattttaacatacttcacataaatatataaacattatatcccatttacaccgtttctgttcggTGAAATGCTGTTAActtctacacactgcacctttaagagaTTCTAGACATGTTGTgccattacattttttttcttattattttcaagccattttggctgtgttgaattGATATTCCTCAAATTTGCAGGAAAGATGTTTGTTGTTTAGAATGTAGAAACTACTTGTTCTGTTTTGtggccactagagggcagcagtAGAGCCAGGAAGTTGTCTGTAGTGTTTTCTCACTGTTGTCATGACTGTATTGTTGTTTGCATGatagaaaaaaatcccaactCAAGAGAGGACACACTGAAGGCTTTGTACTGCTGTAATATTGTTGATGTGTAAATatatgctcatgtttggtatgtTGTTCTTACTTCTcagttttaaatgaagaaaacagtccATTCCTGGTGTCTCCTCAACCCTCTGACAGCTGAAGCCACATGTATTTCTAAAGCTGTcagatttaactgaaatgaaTGAATTACAGGTTTTATGTGACATCCTGGGGGTCAGCTTGTggtctttttttgtctcacattcagtcactttttattGTCTGTAAATAAAAGAGTTTACCAGGTGAATTTGACCAATGATATCGCGCCATCACAGCCAACACCCTCTCTGAGGCATATCAAAGAAACAGGATCTTTTAGTGTCTTTGTTCGCTGATGATACCGTTACAAAGTTCTCCAAAGACAGAGAGACTGCCACACCATCATGCTGCTGTTCCTCTTCTTGTTTGCTCTGGCTCTGGCTGCTGTGTGTCCTTCAGATGAACAGACAGCGCAGCTACAGAGGGGTCACTGCGACGCCTTCTGGTTCAGGTTCAACGGCCGCTGCTACAAATACGTCTCCACTCCCATGACCTGGGCAGATGCAGAGCTCCACTGTGTGTCAGTGGGAACCAACCTGGTGTCAATTCACAGTCTGGAGGAGCAGAACTTTTTCAAATCTCTGATCAAGAGtgttaattgttttttttttttttttcatttatgcaaAATCATTACAAGAAAGTAGTGACACAGAATAGTgaacaagaaacacaaaacatcaaaacaagacAATGAAATACTGCAGTGGTACACTGATGAGGTAGAATATCATGTTCAGAGGCGTTTGATCAGGAGgtggttttgtgtgtgtgtgtgtgtgtgtgtgtgtgtgtgtgggtgggtggggtgtgtgtgtgtgtgaggggggtgttgaatatttaaattaaaaaaaatatatgtctAAGAGAAAGTCTGAAACTGTGTTTGTAAGGAGCCAAAAtgaacaacacacaaaaaaaatgaaagagtatacaaaatgaatcaaaaagacagaaaacagtaataataataattaataatttaaaaaaactaactaaaaaatcaacaatagcctacaaaataatgataataatattaacTTGTTATGATAATGATTAATAATAATTGTAAGATAAATAATACAATAGAATATTAATGTAAATATGattatgtggttaaaaaaagcagatacagaacaaagaggaaaacatttgtttatttttactataaTAAGCTGCAAATGTGATGTAAATAAACAGTATATTGTCACATGTtgtttaacaaaacaaacaaaataagtaaaacaaaaacaactaaacaaaaatagtaattgtttgtgtgtgtgtgtgtgtgtgtgtgcgttttGTGTTTGGGGGAGGGTTGACTGTTAACAAAGAGCACCAAAATATGAATCACTGATGGAGTATTATGATGAGTTGATTGAATTTATGAAGAGTTGCCATGTTGAATCTTGAGATTTTGAGTTCTGTTTGGTGGAGCTGGATAGTTTGTCTAGTGAGATGTAGTCCAGCAGATGGTTTTTCCAGTGTGTGATAGTTATGGTGTGTTTTGATTTCCAGTTCATGAGGATTGTTTGATTCAATGTTATAAACTTTGGCCTGATACAGATTAACATTAGGGCTGTCATGGTATAGCGGTATTGATGATAATCGTGgtattaaaagataaaatttcaatatcatgttaaaaatgtgcatatgataatatcgtgtaaatgatccagagccacttgaacacagtttgttttctacatctgcccctgttttcttcctcctcacacacaaacactgaccctccgcaatgacacagcagctgcagtacctccttagacaggtattttgaatgtaattcatctgccacaagagagaacacaacatcaataaagttaaagataaatgtaattaattgtaccattattatttaaatttttattgatatcgtGATATCattattgtgacattttttgcccacaataatcgtgaagtgaaaatctgatattgtGACAACCCTAATTCATATACTGTATAAATGcagcattatttttaaaacacttttttaaaagtgttaatatAGCTTCAATTATATCTCTGACAATAGGTTCAAATCTATCTCTAGTGCTGGGAAGTGATTTTTCTACCATGAAAGTGCATGACTGCAAACCGTGAAAAATCTGTTTGTTTAGACTTGTTTACTCATTTAAAACTCTGCCAAAACTAAGAAACCTGGTCCAAAGGACACACTGGACTGGAGAATGACTGCAGTTCTGTCTTAACTGTGTCATATCAGAGGCTGGTTCTTTTGTAtgatctttaaaacattttaaaagttcttTCTTCTGTGGATAAATTGAAAATATACCATCTAGTTTATAAAAGATTACtctgtatgcagatgatgtgttgttttgtttctaaCCTCATAAATCCATACTGGCCTTTTTGCCAGTCATCCAAGCTGTTTCATGAATTTTGGTTTAAAAACTCACTGCCAACACAGACATGCTCATATAAGAAAAATGCAGATAACCTCAGTATTTAATCAATTCTGATAACAGTGTATGATATAAAATCATCCCCCCAGAAAATGACAGATCACAAGActccaccacaaacacacttcttcaaaatattttgacccaaaaacatcaaaacaagacTTATTTTATACTGTAAAAATGTTGTCCATGTTAATGTTCAAAAGGTGTATACAACACTCCCAACACTGTTGTCATGTACAACCtcaattacaaaaaagttgggacgctgtgtgaaatgtaaatgaaaacagaatgataTGCCAATCTCatgaatttgtattttattcacagctCGTTTTAGCTCATTtgaaatttgatggcagcaacacatttcaaaacagtatggacagggaaacaaaatgctcactgaaatcactaaAGGCTAATGCCACCTCAACTGCTGGGAAACTCAACCAGCTCAACCTCAAAATTACTGAAATGTCTAGTGACCCTCTCACAGTGTCTCATGACCTCCAAGGGGgtcccaggttgagaaccactgcaggAAAGTACAACACGGGACAGGAAGAGCAGACATGTTGATGTGTGTTTtctaaaatatgatttttttttcttaatttgacttttgatcaaaataattgtggatatatatattttttttttttacacaagacATCGTTCCATCTTCGAGAGGAGCCAAAGTTTCAGTGACCACAATGTTCATGTCCATTGCGATTGTTTGGTGCTCCTCCCTGCCAAAAGGAAAATCTGGTGGGGCAGTCATCAGACCACATCCGCTATCCATCTTTGTGTGTGTCACTGAATCCGATCCAGGTCAGTCCCTTGCTGTGGTTGAAGTTCCTGATCAGGGCTCTGACAAAGTTCTGCTCCTCCAGGCTGTGGATGGACACCAGGTTGGCTCTCTGAGACAAACAGTGGAGCTCTGCATCGGCCCAGGTCAAAGATGCGGAGACGTACTTGTATCAGTGGCCGTTGAAGTTGTACCAGAACAGAGGACAGCCTCCACGCTGTAGCCTGAAGTCAGGATCTTCTGAAGGAGGTGCAGCACCCAGAGCCAGGCTGAACAagaagaggagcagcagcatgatggatgctctgtctgtctttgGAGGACTTGATCTTCTCTGTGGGATGAGAGTGAAAATCTCTGAGAAAGCTGCAGGCCTCTTACTTCTATATCCCTTAGAGAGGGTGTTGACCCTGTTAGTgtgatatcataattctgagGAATTAATGTGACATTAGCCCTTGAAAAATGGCCAAGTTTAGCCTAGAATATAAATGTGAATTGTAGTTGGAAGGGGAAACGTGATGAGTGAGCAAACATTAACCAGGactgtaaaaacagaacaaggaaacaaacacaacagtgacTGTTATTATAgagataaacaaaaacattatcaAACTCTGGAACATTCATAAGAATTTTGGCGTAAAAACACTCTCCATTAATTCATAAATCTAAGTTCCATAGAAAAGATGAAGATAATTGTCTAACTGCATGATAACAAAGCTACGTTCACGTGCTCAAGAGTTGTTCTGAtgttctgctgcagaaaaagaaaatctgatcAGGCAGCCATCAGACCAAAACTGTCTTCCTTTTATGTATAACAGAATTAACATCTATGCTGAACTGCTAAAAACAAACCAATGTGACTGTCATATTGATGTCACTTTGTCACCAACTGGTTTACCTGCACATCTGTACTGGTAGAGTTCCTAGCTGGCCACCGTACATACCTCAGCAAGATAAACTACTCCAAGGCTGAGGGTGGCTGAGTGTTTCTGATGCTACAGAGTGAAACTGTTTAAGGCTTTAAAACACTTCTAGAGGCTGTCAACAACATGCAGTTTGACTGTGAACATGAGTGGAACTCAATGTAGCCTCACAACTCTAGTTTTTCTGTTTGGAAGATAGTAACATATCTGCCAATTATGTGTTACCACTTAGCATGGCAGATCCAAGCACACTATTTGAAATCAAAATTAACTTAGAAACTCTCTGTTCATAACTACTTAAATTCCTGCATGTTAGAAAACAGTCTTCACCCACTCAGACACCCAGAGCAGCCAAACTTTTCCTCCATGCACACACTCTTCTACTTCAGCTAGCAACAGGCTAGGCTACTTAGCATTGGTTTACAACGTGGTCACAGCATCAACGTTTTGAGCATGACTTTACAGACTTTAACAGAATTCAATTCACTCTCTTttagcacaaaaacaacaaaacaaaatattcagACACTATAAACCTTAGGAAATGAACTTCAGAAATTTAAAGGCTGAATAAGCCAgagttttctctgtttattctCCGTGTCACTCTCTCATATATCTCTCATATTGATGATATGTAACTCAATCATCTCAATCATCTCAGAGAATGCTAATGCCCACTGATGCATTTCCATCAACTACTGAATAATATCATTGCTGTTTGTAAAGGGGAATCTATTACAGTGTTGtagtgtgaaaataaaacagtgaaattgATTACAgattaatatataaatgtagCATTATCCAAAAAGTGTTAACACAGCTTCAATGGTATCACTGACACTGGGTTCATGTTTATCAGTAATGCTGGGAAGTGTTTTCTATCAAAGTGCTGACGGGAAACCATGAAAAACCTGTTTGATTAGACGTGTTTACTCTTTTAAAACTGCCAAAACTAAGAAACCTGGTCCAAAGGACAAAGAGCACAGCATACTGTGAAAGTGCATGACTGCAAACCATGAAACTGTCAGTTCTGGAGTGTCAGATcagaggctgtttttttttgtatgatcAAATGGATATGCCATATGTTTAAAAAGGTCTTTCTTCCATGGATAAACTGAAAATATACCATCTAGTTTATAAAAGATTACgctgtatgcagatgatgtcttgttttttgtttctaacCTCATAAATCCATACTGGCCTTTTTGTCAGTCCTCAAAGCTGTTCCataaagtttgttttgaaaagtcaCTGCCTACACAGACATGATCATATAAGACAAATGCAGATAACCTCAGTATTAAATAAATTCTGATAACAGTGTATGATATAAAATCATCCCCCCAGAAAATCACAGATCACAAGActccaccacaaacacacttcttcaaaatattttgactcaaaaacatcaaaacaagacttattttatactgtaaaaatgttttctctgttgATGTTCAAAAGGTGGATACAACACTCCCAACACTGTCATGTACAACCccaattaaatgtaaatgacaacagaatgattACGCCAGTCtcataaattcatattttattcacagctTGTTTTAGCTCATTtgaaatttgatggcagcaacacatatCAAAACAGTATGGACAGGGaaacaaaatgctgaaaagtagtaCAAACGAAAAACAGCTGCATTTTACAACTAATTAGACTAACTGGCCATAAGTCGAGAACATGACTGGGTAAAAAAGGAGCATTGTTATGGTATGTGAAATCATCTGATGTTGAGTGTTGTTTGTAGTTGTTTTCTCTGGTTAAGTTGTGAATACTGGTTTTGACTAAGATGTTATGTTTTACTCTGTTTAGGAAGTTTGAAATTAACAGGTTTTTAAAAGGTATACCATGAACAGAAgtcttttactgtattttttaaaattatgattaattACAGCTGCCACAAACCAACACAGCCATGTTTTTATGTAACATATATGGGAAGGATTTCAGATCATGGTGtttgtcaaattaaaatgaCCTTTGACATCACACTGCCTGTAAGCTCCCACCCTGAAGCAAATAAAAGGAAGGACATTTGTGAGCACTTGAAAGATTGCTGATATCCCCTCACAGAGAAGATCAAGTCCTCcaaagacagacagagcgtccatcatgctgctgctcctcttctTGTTCGGCCTGGCTCTGGCTTCTCCACCTACTTCAGATGAACCTGATTTGCTGGTACAGCGTGGAGGCTGTCCCGAGTTCTGGTTCAGCTTCAACGACCGCTGCTACAATTACGTCGCCACTCC comes from Cheilinus undulatus linkage group 16, ASM1832078v1, whole genome shotgun sequence and encodes:
- the LOC121524147 gene encoding lactose-binding lectin l-2-like — encoded protein: MLLLLFLFGLALAAPPPSDEPDLLVQRGGCPEFWYSFNGRCYKYISTPMAWADAEIHCVSEKANLVSIHSQGEQNFIKSLVRNFDPSERTTWIGLSDVHKEGNWLWSDGSAVDFDFWHTGQPDNYQDTEDCADMNWGPQLKWNDVPCSAMIPFVCVARTMCNCG